In the genome of Mucilaginibacter sp. 14171R-50, the window GTTAATGCCCCCGCAGGATGCAATTGCCGCGTGGTTGGGGTAAAAGATTCCTCAGCCCAGTTTTTACAATACCTGCTAAAGCTTGAAATTAAAATCGGCACAATAATCCGGGTAATAGAAAGGATCCCGTTCGATGGTTCGCTTACGATCTGCATCGATGAAAAAGACCAGAAAACGGTTTCACAAAAATTTAGCGAAAGTATATTGGTTGATGTATAGACATTTATCGCCTCGGTAACTTATGCATTAGTCGGAGCGTTTGCCCTTTAAGTATGCGGGTAAATTAACCAAAAGTATTCCAACTAAAATTACAATCAGGCTTATCAGCTGCGCGGCGTTTACCCGCTCATTTATGAGTAACCAGCCCAATAGTACCGCTACAACGGGGTTTACGTAAGTGTGGGTACTTATTATAGCCGGCGGCTTTATGCTGATAAGCCATACAAATGAAAGGTAAGCCACCAGCGATCCGAAAACCACCAGGAACAGTAATCCTGCCCATGCTTCGGCGCTTACATTAGCAAATGAAAAGCCCGCCTGCTCGTGTTTCGCAAATGCTATAACCGCGCTTGCAGCACCCGCGGCTAATAATTGTATGCTGGCGTTCATAGTAGATGAACTGCTGCCCTTGCTGTTTTTGGTGATTAACGCCCCCAGCACCCAAAGAACCGCGCTGAATAACACCACCACGCTGGCAATAGTTGCCATAGGTGATGGGTTTACTACCGCTACCCCAAGTTTAAGAAACAGGAATATGCCGGCAAAGCCGATAATAAGGCCGCTAAGGATGTATTTGTTTGAAAAGTATTCAGACCAGTTCTTCCGGTCGAGTAGTAAAAAGATCAGCGGTTCGGTAGCTACCAAAATAGCGGCTTGCCCCGAGCTG includes:
- a CDS encoding EamA family transporter, encoding MKKKLVSPLLVAFAFFNIYIIWGSTYLAVIYGLKSFPPFILVGLRYAMAGIILFGWCKFKGETLPPFRNLWRHAISGTMMLVGGTGMIAWAEQYISSGQAAILVATEPLIFLLLDRKNWSEYFSNKYILSGLIIGFAGIFLFLKLGVAVVNPSPMATIASVVVLFSAVLWVLGALITKNSKGSSSSTMNASIQLLAAGAASAVIAFAKHEQAGFSFANVSAEAWAGLLFLVVFGSLVAYLSFVWLISIKPPAIISTHTYVNPVVAVLLGWLLINERVNAAQLISLIVILVGILLVNLPAYLKGKRSD